A region of Plantactinospora sp. BC1 DNA encodes the following proteins:
- a CDS encoding BON domain-containing protein, with protein MSTATMARSDTDIQRDVLAELAWDARVRASEVGVSVSSGIVTLTGWVDSYAKKWAAERIAHRIRGNRAVANDIEVRLSGTAERTDTDIATAASRALEWDAFVPVGRIQVTAANGWLTLRGEVERGYQKRAAERAVRRLTGVRGVTNLIAVQPTGDLSEQDVKRDIRTALARRIDIDADLIEIDVDEGTVVLTGEVRSWLEREEAERVAWAAPGVGEVEMRLRLAT; from the coding sequence ATGAGCACCGCGACCATGGCGCGCAGCGACACCGACATCCAGCGTGACGTGCTGGCCGAGCTGGCCTGGGACGCCCGGGTCCGGGCCAGCGAGGTGGGAGTCTCGGTCTCCAGCGGCATCGTGACCCTGACCGGTTGGGTGGACAGCTACGCGAAGAAGTGGGCCGCGGAGCGGATCGCGCACCGGATCCGGGGCAACCGGGCCGTCGCCAACGACATCGAGGTACGTCTGTCGGGCACGGCCGAACGCACCGACACCGACATCGCGACCGCGGCGAGCCGGGCCCTGGAGTGGGACGCCTTCGTGCCGGTCGGCCGGATCCAGGTGACCGCCGCCAACGGTTGGCTGACGCTGCGCGGCGAGGTCGAGCGGGGCTACCAGAAGCGCGCCGCCGAACGGGCCGTACGCCGGCTGACCGGGGTACGCGGGGTGACGAACCTGATCGCCGTACAGCCGACCGGCGACCTCAGCGAGCAGGACGTCAAGCGGGACATCCGGACCGCCCTCGCCCGCCGGATCGACATCGACGCCGACCTGATCGAGATCGATGTCGACGAGGGGACCGTGGTGCTCACCGGCGAGGTGCGCTCGTGGCTGGAGCGGGAGGAGGCGGAACGGGTGGCCTGGGCCGCGCCCGGGGTGGGCGAGGTCGAGATGCGGCTCCGCCTCGCGACCTGA